One genomic window of Nicotiana sylvestris chromosome 10, ASM39365v2, whole genome shotgun sequence includes the following:
- the LOC138880056 gene encoding uncharacterized protein: MWLQKWSPNFKPEEDLPVAPTWVLRSGLPFHMHTWNYVKQILSSVGTPLVLDAASYGRTRPSMSKIRMEVNLLKPLSESVFIGQEYDDSPPDGYTQKLEYEGIPKYCKHCRKLGHNVIECRALEKKIATNAEEVQDKSKEHQTKNKATGKKEDHNNKIEKMRLILRRIRNQQRVNTLYRQKLKILRRKR, from the coding sequence ATGTGGCTACAAAAATGGTCCCCTAATTTTAAACCTGAAGAAGATCTCCCTGTTGCCCCAACGTGGGTATTACGGTCGGGACTGCCTTTCCATATGCACACATGGAACTATGTTAAACAAATTCTCAGCTCTGTTGGAACCCCTTTGGTTCTAGATGCGGCTTCCTATGGAAGAACTAGACCAAGTATGTCCAAGATTAGGATGGAGGTTAATCTCCTTAAGCCACTGTCGGAAAGTGTATTCATAGGCCAAGAATATGATGATTCACCACCAGATGGTTACACTCAGAAATTGGAATACGAGGGCATACCTAAGTATTGTAAACATTGTAGAAAACTGGGACACAATGTGATTGAATGCAGGGCTTTAGAGAAGAAGATTGCAACTAATGCCGAGGAGGTGCAAGACAAAAGCAAGGAGCATCAAACCAAGAACAAAGCAACTGGTAAAAAAGAAGACCACAACAACAAGATAGAGAAAATGAGACTCATACTACGAAGAATCAGAAACCAGCAGAGGGTGAACACACTCTATAGACAAAAACTCAAAATATTGAGGAGGAAGAGGTAA